AAATCACCGaataaataatgcaaaacAGGAAAGCAAACAACGGCAAACCCACGGTTAtaatcgaaaatttttcaaaaggcAAACGCAAAACTGTGGAAGTTTCGTAATCACTGTATAGTAACGCATACCGAGCTTCATTAGGCATTATTCGAAACACACTTCGCTAGATTAGATTTAAAAACTCACTTAACTTAATTCATTTTAGGTTAGATCAGCTGTTTGATTTGTTGATTGTTCCATTGATCCGGAATCTCGCGAATTGAGACGAACACCAAATGGGCGTGGTTTTAGGTATTGAACGCGAAATTTTATCCCGAATTACACCAATTTATGATGTAAAATTATCCAAAATGAGCTATGGaagtattaaaaattgatttagcACCCTTTTGGTACTTTTTTCGTCAGTTTTTCAACCTTTATTGATTTGAAACGCCTGTAAGTCAGTCAACCAAAAATacaccaattttgaaaaatcgacgCGCTCATCTTGTTTTTGATTTCAAATGTTTCTTAGGTTAGGttaattgtttttgacaaGTATTATCGGCAAAATGAGCGAATTTAAGCTCCAGCACTTGGTTGCGGAACTTTTGAACTGTTTGGGGTGCGTACACGTGTTGTTTTCGCTTCAAAAAACCTAATTCTTGTCCATATAGTGCAAAAAATCCCCCCGAAAAACTTGTAGAAGCGTTACAAAAAAGTATCAGCAGTAGCACCGGCAAGGAATGTTCAGGTTCACAAGTGGCAATACAGAGTTACGTGCAACGTATTGCCgaagatttgaaaaattcggaaCCATTTCTACTGAAATTTGAAGATCTAAAGCAGAAAAAGTGAGGTCTTGTGACTGGTTGCATTTTagttgacgtgaaatttccaGTGTGGATTGTTTAGGGCCGTACGTTCAGCTTCTGTATCACATATCTCAAGATAGTAGTGTTAGAAGCTTGTTAGGTAAAATGGATAAGCATTCGGagcaaaaaaccgaaataacGCGGGACGATTTGCCACAAGTTAGGAATCGGTTACGTCGGGAGGCTTTAAAACGGTCGCAAAAAGAGTGTTCTTCAAGCAGTATTCTCAACACTAGTACTAATCTTCCGAGGGCTAGCACCCCTTCTGTTACGTCTTGGGTCCAGAGACGGCCGACTTTATCCTGCGATTTTTCAACGCAAAGTTGTAGTACTATTTGTCCAGCTGTTCCAGTTGTGTCTCAAGAAAACATCCTGATTAAAGATCTGTTAGTTGTATTAATTGGTATACCAGGCTGTTACATCGAAGCAGAGGAGCTGAATGATCCTTACGCCCCTAGAACCTTTAAAATAAACGATAATGTACCTCTGCCTCTGCAAGAACTTGTTAAACAAATCTTGCCTATCGCCAGTCATTATTCGCTAATCCAGAGGTTTGCCGAAGAAAAGTTGAGGTTTGAGTTTGGGCAAGTTAATAACGCCTTAGCTGAAGAAATGAGCGCGATTTTGAAAGAACATCTAGTAAGTTGAAGGCCACAATTAGCGACTTTGCAAAGTTGTTTTTCAGATTTATGTCACCCAACTTCAGGATGAATTTGAAGCTGATAacttaaatttgcaaaaactttgGTTTTATGTACAGAAGCGGTTGCAGCCTTTTGGCATTACAGCAAACATTGCGACTAAGATCAGCAAAGTAACTACgtgacaatttatttttaaatttaatttgtaatttatagtCGGATGCCAAAGGGGGAAAAGTTTTAAGTTTGCTACATGATCACATAATTGGGTCAATTGGTGATGAAAGGACACAACAACGTTGTGTTAGTCTGATGGAGGCTGCGTGTGTTCCGTATATGAAAATGTTGGGAATGTGGATTTACAGAGGAATTATTTCTGATCCAATCAGTGaggtaacatttttaaaagaaaaaaaaattgagtaacACTCATACAAAAACGCTTGAAGTTTTCCAATACGTCAGCCCTCGAACTTTGTGTGTtgagcttgtgttttcgcactcgtattattaataacataataactaatatttaaaatgataaaacaaaaaatactttttatctttattgaaaattatttccagaaaagtatgttttttagtcgaaaaacatttttgttttagggTGAAAGTGATCAAAATTGATGCACTGCCAttctggatttttttttgaataattgtgtcgttaaaaaaaaagtccCACAAATACTATTTGTTCGTCACTATTTTTTGGATATTTAAAGTCATTTGCTTGGCTTTGTTTACCAAGAAAATGAAGATAGAAGCGTGAAATATTATCTTTTGTCATGACTATTCATAAGCTGagcttttaaaatttcaacatctacaatttttgtaaataatgccGTTTGTAAATGTTTAGctttaattactatttattttctgaaaaaaatgaacACTCTGATacagatttatttttacgatgaaaaaaaaataattagaacaaaaaaaatactgcCACAAATGCGTTTGTTTCTCACGATTTTTGGATATTTGAAGTCACCTGCGTGGTTTTGtttacaaagaaaaataaaaaaaaagtctaAAGTACTGTTGTTTTTCTTATCTTCTTATAATTGTTTGGCAATCGAATAAACggaatttggaaatattttgaaaattgttttcataATAATCGCGTAACaactttctaattaaaaaaaatgtgtgatTGATTAAAGCtggtaaataaaatgaacGTAATTATTAAGCTAGAATTCAAAGAAAAGCAGTTAAAACTTTTACTTCGACTTTTAGTTTCTGGTAAAAGACAATGAAGTCATCCAGAAGGAAGACATGCCGGTCGATTATTCAGCCGACTACTGGGATAAAAAATACTCAATAGAACGGGAAAAGATCCCGAAATTTTTAGAGCCAGTCTCGGACATAATTCTAAAAGCTGGAAAATACTTGAACGTAATACGACAGTGTGGTAATTTGACTCATTTACGTAAAAATCAATCGCCAAGTTTTTTTCCAGGCAAGcctgtgaaaaataaaatacgacCAATACTTTACAAAATCGAAGAAAAGCACTACATTGAAGCGATCGAAAATGCGTATAAATTTGCAAGCCAAACATTACTCGAGCTAGTTGTGAAGGAAAAGGATCTTTTGGGGAGACTGAGATCCGTCAAACACTATTTTCTCTTAGACCAGGGCGATTTTATCGTAACGTTTCTCACTTTGTGTGAAAAAGAACTGAGTAAAGATGTTGGCGATGTGATTCAAGGGCGCATCGAATCGCTGATGGATCTGGCTTTGAGGCTGTCAAGCGCAGTGAGCGACCCATACAAGGACGATTTAAGGACCGAGCTCTTGCCCTATGATCTGCAATTTCAAATGATGAAAATACTCACAATTCAGACAAATATGGAGCAAGGTGCTTGAGTGTGTTTCTGGATTGGGATTAATTTTGTGTTCCAGACTTTCGGACCGCCTACGAGCGCCAGAAACTTCTCGTTATTGACTCGTTCTCGTTCAGTTACGAAGTGCACTGGCCCTTGTCTTTGATTCTGAACAGAAAATCTCTGGCGTGTTACCAGATGATTTTTAGGCATTTGTTCTATTGCAAGTATGTGGAGAGAATGATTTGCCAAGTTTGGAAGTGCAATAAAGTTGCGAAAAAGTTCCATTTTGACGATGCGCAGCACTATAGGGCCGCCTTTGCTCTGCGACAGAGGATGTTACATTGCGTTCAGAATTTGGAATATCATATGATGGTGGAGGTGATTGAACCTCACTGGTGCTTATTTCtgcaaaaaatttccaaagtaagatttttaaaataaaaacggcaAACTAATTCTAATTTTGAAAGGTCAACAACGTCGATGAAATATTGTTTTGCCATCGCGATTTTTTGGATAGCTGTCTGAAGGACTGCATGCTCACAATTCCTCCGATTCTTCGCACGGTTACCAAGCTTTTGGCAATTTGCGTGGATTTCTGTCAATTTATGCAGGTTTGTTAATAATTCTCCCTTAATCACTTTCCTACATTTGATCAATCTCTGAGGTAATTAGAAACGAAAGctgtgattttttacaaaattattgattcGTGCCCTTGATTTTTTATAGAGGACGCAGAAATACTTTGTGGAAGCTGAACTTGGTTCATTACCAAGTTCTATGTATGAATCATTTCATCAGGTATTTGCTTCTCAGCATGTGGCGCTATTACATAATTAGCGCTTTTCTATAAATTTGTTCAAATTATTGTTGTgtctataataataattgatcaGTGACATTTTGTAGCCTTTGTTTTTATACCGAATGattcaaaaaattggtaaacatgttttttgtttttgaatctacggtataaaaaatatgaaagtattttttaaagatgttGAATGCTGCATGTCTAGATTTTTGTGTAGTGTGATTATAACATCGccaataatttttgtgttgaTTTAGAATGAGAAAGCCTTCCAAGACAGTGCAAGCCACGCCTCCACAGCGCCAAGCTTCAAGGAAAGAATTTCTCTATTCGACGTACAATTTTCAGTCGCTTTGGTAAACTTGCTGGATcagattaataatttaaacaagGATAGCAGTGAACACGACAGGCTCTTTAATTTGTTATACAGGTAAATATGTTTATTTCGTTCGATTATACTCACCATTGCCTCACCAATtagtttaagaaaaatttaattttcctttCCTTTCTTCCTTTCGATGATTTATTTCCCGTATTTTGGTGAGCTTATTTAACAAATCAAATGGATGCAAGTGTTTAATGTATCGTTCTACAGGCTGGACTTCAATTCGTTTTATTCTGGCGATTTAATGAAGAAGGATTTTGGGACCATCACAATTGAATCGTCTGGTTGATTAGCTTAGatgtacaattttttggtgtaattttgatttacatCTATAAGTTAGGGTTTATGTAGAATATTTATGTTAGcatagttaattaataaaaaatcaaaaccgcaatttgtgtttttttaacctAATAACAATCCTTTTTCACAGCCTTCTGTAAAAGTAAGGCTGTTCCTTGCGCTTAGCTTTTCAAaggaaatattttaagaaaaatatttacccgACTTCGTTTCTTCGTAATCATGAAGTCCTAATCCCCTCATAATTCATTTTCTATACTTATCACTTCGAAACACCATGTTTATCAGTTCTTTGTAAGTCAGAGTTGCATACTTTACGTCATTTGTTATAACACCAAAAGAAACACCCATAATGTAactgaaatattattttagcaAATATACGGTTCTAAATTAATCTTATTAGAACAAAGAAGTTCCATATGAAATAAACTCAAATCACTACCCAGTATTTtctattgaaaaaaagatttgcAAACCAAAGATAAGATACCgtatttaaataacatttaaaaggACTTATGGACAACAATAGAAAATTTATGCTAAAAAAGAATAGTTAACACaattaaaatcgaataaacataaaaataccaCTACGTATCATTAATTCAGAAGTAACGTAGCTGCTATGAAGTGaaagaaaaatgaaagtgCTGTGGGCTAtattctttttcaatttggtaAGGGCAAAGAAATTTATAGTAACATATTTACTTCTATTTAGTCAAGATGcgcacaaataaaaaataagtatattTACAAGATAAGTACAAATTccattttaaacttttttcaaaaggtCAGAAGACTTACCCATGAGAaagcaaataaataacaaaaattgccaaattttactaaaacgcCCGGTACACTATCCACTTGGTCGTACAAATTGTACAAAGCAAACAGTTTCAATCGTCATAAAACTTTTAAGAACGTCGAAAATTTTCCAAACTTGTACGAtcctacaattttattttttgacgcatttttccataaaaaaaacagcttCTCGTTCGTTACATACTCgtaagaaacattttttgtacgGCGACTTAacatcaattaattaaataggaATAACatcggaaaaaaaattatattacaaggaattgtagaaaaattctgcaaaaaatgtaattaataaaacacaaaattttgctcctaaacataaaaaaaaacaaaaaccgcATTTTTGGAAAGCGCTAGGGATAATcagtttaaagaaaattaattttcttttgctTCTGGCAACCATATGCAGGTCCAGCAGCAGGATATCAGTATAAGgtttaatgaaaacaaaatattaaacagtttttaatttcctttagATTTACTGGCTGGAAGCTAAAGTATTAATAGACTGTCATAATCGGGGCTTTCTTTGCTATGATGAAACTCATTTTTATCAATGTGTGGAAGTTGGCGAAACGACTATGATTATTGGATTACCTCAGGAATGTCCTCCAGGTTTAGTTTGTAATAACAATTCAGATTTGGAATGTGATGAACCTTGGCCTGAAACAACTACAAAAGAAGCTAACATTACAAGCACGTCAAAAGAAATTACGTCGAccgcaagcccaacagttacagaaactacgagttctagcgaaactacgtcgactgcaagcccaacagttacagaaactacgagttctagcgaaactacgtcgactgcaagcccaacagttacagaaactacgagttctagcgaaactacgtcgactgcaagcccaacagtaactgaatcgacgagttctagcgaaactacgtcgactgcaagcccaacagttacagaaactacgagttctagcgaaactacgtcgactgcaagcccaacagtaactgaatcgacgagttctagcgaaactacgtcgactgcaagcccaacagtaactgaatcgacgagttctagcgaaactacgtcgaatgcaagcccaacagttacagaaactacgagttctagcgaaattacgtcgactgcaagcccaacagttacagaaactacgagttctagcgaaactacgtcgactgcaagcccaacagtaactgaatcgacgagttctagcgaaactacgtcgactgcaagcccaacagttacagaaactacgagttctagcgaaactacgtcgactgcaagcccaacagtaactgaatcgacgagttctagcgaaactacgtcgaatgcaagcccaacagttacagaaactacgagttctagcgaaattacgtcgactgcaagcccaacagttacagaaactacgagttctagcgaaactatgtcgactgcaagcccaacagttacagaaacaacgagttctagcgaaactacgtcgactgcaagcccaacagttacagaaactacgagttctagcgaaactatgTCGACtacaagcccaacagttacagaaactacgagttctagcgaaactacgtcgactgcaagcccaacagttacagaaactacgagttctagcgaaactacgtcgactgcaagcccaacagtaactgaatcgacgagttctagcgaaactacgtcgactgcaagcccaacagttacagaaactacgagttctagcgaaactacgtcgactgcaagcccaacagtaactgaatcgacgagttctagcgaaactacgtcgactgcaagcccaacagtaactgaatcgacgagttctagcgaaactacgtcgaatgcaagcccaacagttacagaaactacgagttctagcgaaattacgtcgactgcaagcccaacagttacagaaactacgagttctagcgaaactacgtcgactgcaagcccaacagtaactgaatcgacgagttctagcgaaactacgtcgactgcaagcccaacagttacagaaactacgagttctagcgaaactacgtcgactgcaagcccaacagtaactgaatcgacgagttctagcgaaactacgtcgaatgcaagcccaacagttacagaaactacgagttctagcgaaattacgtcgactgcaagcccaacagttacagaaactacgagttctagcgaaactatgtcgactgcaagcccaacagttacagaaacaacgagttctagcgaaactacgtcgactgcaagcccaacagttacagaaactacgagttctagcgaaactatgTCGACtacaagcccaacagttacagaaactacgagttctagcgaaactacgtcgactgcaagcccaacagttacagaaactacgagttctagcgaaactacgtcgactgcaagcccaacagtaactgaatcgacgagttctagcgaaactacgtcgactgcaagcccaacagttacagaaactacgagttctagcgaaactacgtcgactgcaagcccaacagtaactgaatcgacgagttctagcgaaactacgtcgactgcaagcccaacagtaactgaatcgacgagttctagcgaaactacgtcgaatgcaagcccaacagttacagaaactacgagttctagcgaaattacgtcgactgcaagcccaacagttacagaaactacgagttctagcgaaactacgtcgactgcaagcccaacagtaactgaatcgacgagttctagcgaaactacgtcgactgcaagcccaacagttacagaaactacgagttctagcgaaactacgtcgactgcaagcccaacagtaactgaatcgacgagttctagcgaaactacgtcgactgcaagcccaacagttacagaaactacgagttctagcgaaactacgtcgactgcaagcccaacagtaactgaatcgacgagttctagcgaaactacgtcgactgcaagcccaacagtaactgaatcgacgagttctagcgaaactacgtcgaatgcaagcccaacagttacagaaactacgagttctagcgaaactacgtcgactgcaagcccaacagtaactgaatcgacgagttctagcgaaactacgtcgactgcaagcccaacagttacagaaactacgagttctagcgaaactacgtcgactgcaagcccaacagtaactgaatcgacgagttctagcgaaactacgtcgactgcaagcccaacagtaactgaatcgacgagttctagcgaaactacgtcgaatgcaagcccaacagttacagaaactacgagttctagcgaaattacgtcgactgcaagcccaagagttacagaaactacgagttctagcgaaactatgtcgactgcaagcccaacagttacagaaacaacgagttctagcgaaactacgtcgactgcaagcccaacagttacagaaactacgagttctagcgaaactatgTCGACtacaagcccaacagttacagaaactacgagttctagcgaaactacgtcgactgcaagcccaacagttacagaaactacgagttctagcgaaactacgtcgactgcaagcccaacagtaactgaatcgacgagttctagcgaaactacgtcgactgcaagcccaacagttacagaaactacgagttctagcgaaactacgtcgactgcaagcccaacagtaactgaatcgacgagttctagcgaaactacgtcgactgcaagcccaacagttacagaaactacgagttctagcgaaactacgtcgactgcaagcccaacagtaactgaatcgacgagttctagcgaaactacgtcgactgcaagcccaacagtaactgaatcgacgagttctagcgaaactacgtcgaatgcaagcccaacagttacagaaactacgagttctagcgaaattacgtcgactgcaagcccaacagttacagaaactacgagttctagcgaaactacgtcgactgcaagcccaacagtaactgaatcgacgagttctagcgaaactacgtcgactgcaagcccaacagttacagaaactacgagttctagcgaaactacgtcgactgcaagcccaacagtaactgaatcgacgagttctagcgaaactacgtcgactgcaagcccaacagttacagaaactacgagttctagcgaaactacgtcgactgcaagcccaacagtaactgaatcgacgagttctagcgaaactacgtcgactgcaagcccaacagtaactgaatcgacgagttctagcgaaactacgtcgaatgcaagcccaacagttacagaaactacgagttctagcgaaattacgtcgactgcaagcccaagagttacagaaactacgagttctagcgaaactatgtcgactgcaagcccaacagttacagaaacaacgagttctagcgaaactacgtcgactgcaagcccaacagttacagaaactacgagttctagcgaaactatgTCGACtacaagcccaacagttacagaaactacgagttctagcgaaactacgtcgactgcaagcccaacagttacagaaactacgagttctagcgaaactacgtcgactgcaagcccaacagtaactgaatcgacgagttctagcgaaactacgtcgactgcaagcccaacagttacagaaactacgagttctagcgaaactacgtcgactgcaagcccaacagtaactgaatcgacgagttctagcgaaactacgtcgactgcaagcccaacagtaactgaatcgacgagttctagcgaaactacgtcgaatgcaagcccaacagttacagaaactacgagttctagcgaaattacgtcgactgcaagcccaacagttacagaaactacgagttctagcgaaactacgtcgactgcaagcccaacagtaactgaatcgacgagttctagcgaaactacgtcgactgcaagcccaacagttacagaaactacgagttctagcgaaactacgtcgactgcaagcccaacagtaactgaatcgacgagttctagcgaaactacgtcgactgcaagcccaacagttacagaaactacgagttctagcgaaactacgtcgactgcaagcccaacagtaactgaatcgacgagttctagcgaaactaagtcgactgcaagcccaacagttacagaaactacgagttctagcgaaactacgtcgactgcaagcccaacagtaactgaatcgacgagttctagcgaaactacgtcgactgcaagtccaacagtaactgaatcgacgagttctagcgaaactacgtcgaatgcaagcccaacagttacagaaactacgagttctagcgaaattacgtcgactgcaagcccaacagttacagaaactacgagttctagcgaaactatgtcgactgcaagcccaacagtaactgaatcgacgagttctagcgaaactacgtcgactgcaagcccaacagttacagaaaccacgagttctagcgaaactatgtcgactgcaagcccaacagtaactgaatcgacgagttctagcgaaactacgtcgactgcaagcccaacagttacagaaaccacgagttctagcgaaactatgtcgactgcaagcccaacagttacagaaactacgagttctagcgaaactacgtcgactgcaagcccaacagtaactgaatcgacgagttctagcgaaactaagtcgactgcaagcccaacagttacagaaactacgagttctagcgaaactacgtcgactgcaagcccaacagtaactgaatcgacgagttctagcgaaactacgtcgactgcaagcccaacagttacagaaactacgagttctagcgaaactatgtcgactgcaagcccaacagttacagaaactacgagttctagcgaaactacgtcgactgcaagcccaacagttacagaaactacgagttctagcgaaactacgtcgactgcaagcccaacagtaactgaatcgacgagttctagcgaaactacgtcgactgcaagcccaacagttacagaaactacgagttctagcgaaactacgtcgactgcaagcccaacagtaactgaatcgacgagttctagcgaaactacgtcgactgcaagcccaacagttacagaaactacgagttctagcgaaactacgtcgactgcaagcccaacagtaactgaatcgacgagttctagcgaaactacgtcgactgcaagcccaacagttacagaaactacgagttctagcgaaactacgtcgactgcaagcccaacagtaactgaatcgacgagttctagcgaaactaagtcgactgcaagcccaacagttacagaaactacgagttctagcgaaactacgtcgactgcaagcccaacagtaactgaatcgacgagttctagcgaaactacgtcgactgcaagtccaacagtaactgaatcgacgagttctagcgaaactacgtcgaatgcaagcccaacagttacagaaactacgagttctagcgaaattacgtcgactgcaagcccaacagttacagaaactacgagttctagcgaaactatgtcgactgcaagcccaacagttacagaaactacgagttctagcgaaactacgtcgactgcaagcccaacagttacagaaaccacgagttctagcgaaactatgtcgactgcaagcccaacagttacagaaactacgagttctagcgaaactacgtcgactgcaagcccaacagtaactgaatcgacgagttctagcgaaactaagtcgactgcaagcccaacagttacagaaactacgagttctagcgaaactacgtcgactgcaagcccaacagtaactgaatcgacgagttctagcgaaactacgtcgactgcaagcccaacagttacagaaactacgagttctagcgaaactatgtcgactgcaagcccaacagttacagaaactacgagttctagcgaaactacgtcgactgcaagcccaacagttacagaaactacgagttctagcgaaactacgtcgactgcaagcccaacagtaactgaatcgacgagttctagcgaaactacgtcgactgcaagcccaacagttacagaaactacgagttctagcgaaactacgtcgactgcaagcccaacagtaactgaatcgacgagttctagcgaaactacgtcgactgcaagcccaacagtaactgaatcgacgagttctagcgaaactacgtcgaatgcaagcccaacagttacagaaactacgagttctagcgaaattacgttgactgcaagcccaacagttacagaaactacgagttctagcgaaactatgtcgactgcaagcccaacagttacagaaactacgagttctagcgaaattacgtcgactgcaagcccaacagttacagaaactacgagttctagcgaaactacgtcgactgcaagcccaacagtaactgaatcgacgagttctagcgaaactacgtcgactgcaagcccaacagttacagaaactacgagttctagcgaaactacgtcgactgcaagcccaacagtaactgaatcgacgagttctagcgaaactacgtcgactgcaagcccaacagtaactgaatcgacgagttctagcgaaactacgtcgaatgcaagcccaacagttacagaaactacgagttctagcgaaattacgtcgactgcaagcccaacagttacagaaactacgagttctagcgaaactacgtcgactgcaagcccaacagtaactgaatcgacgagttctagcgaaactacgtcgactgcaagcccaacagttacagaaactacgagttctagcgaaactacgtcgactgcaagcccaacagtaactgaatcgacgagttctagcgaaactacgtcgactgcaagcccaacagttacagaaactacgagttctagcgaaactacgtcgactgcaagcccaacagtaactgaatcgacgagttctagcgaaactacgtcgaatgcaagcccaacagttacagaaactacgagttctagcgaaattacgtc
The sequence above is a segment of the Tribolium castaneum strain GA2 chromosome 9, icTriCast1.1, whole genome shotgun sequence genome. Coding sequences within it:
- the LOC663489 gene encoding gamma-tubulin complex component 2 isoform X1, with the translated sequence MSEFKLQHLVAELLNCLGAKNPPEKLVEALQKSISSSTGKECSGSQVAIQSYVQRIAEDLKNSEPFLLKFEDLKQKNVDCLGPYVQLLYHISQDSSVRSLLGKMDKHSEQKTEITRDDLPQVRNRLRREALKRSQKECSSSSILNTSTNLPRASTPSVTSWVQRRPTLSCDFSTQSCSTICPAVPVVSQENILIKDLLVVLIGIPGCYIEAEELNDPYAPRTFKINDNVPLPLQELVKQILPIASHYSLIQRFAEEKLRFEFGQVNNALAEEMSAILKEHLIYVTQLQDEFEADNLNLQKLWFYVQKRLQPFGITANIATKISKSDAKGGKVLSLLHDHIIGSIGDERTQQRCVSLMEAACVPYMKMLGMWIYRGIISDPISEFLVKDNEVIQKEDMPVDYSADYWDKKYSIEREKIPKFLEPVSDIILKAGKYLNVIRQCGKPVKNKIRPILYKIEEKHYIEAIENAYKFASQTLLELVVKEKDLLGRLRSVKHYFLLDQGDFIVTFLTLCEKELSKDVGDVIQGRIESLMDLALRLSSAVSDPYKDDLRTELLPYDLQFQMMKILTIQTNMEQDFRTAYERQKLLVIDSFSFSYEVHWPLSLILNRKSLACYQMIFRHLFYCKYVERMICQVWKCNKVAKKFHFDDAQHYRAAFALRQRMLHCVQNLEYHMMVEVIEPHWCLFLQKISKVNNVDEILFCHRDFLDSCLKDCMLTIPPILRTVTKLLAICVDFCQFMQRTQKYFVEAELGSLPSSMYESFHQNEKAFQDSASHASTAPSFKERISLFDVQFSVALVNLLDQINNLNKDSSEHDRLFNLLYRLDFNSFYSGDLMKKDFGTITIESSG
- the LOC663489 gene encoding gamma-tubulin complex component 2 isoform X2 encodes the protein MSEFKLQHLVAELLNCLGAKNPPEKLVEALQKSISSSTGKECSGSQVAIQSYVQRIAEDLKNSEPFLLKFEDLKQKNVDCLGPYVQLLYHISQDSSVRSLLGKMDKHSEQKTEITRDDLPQVRNRLRREALKRSQKECSSSSILNTSTNLPRASTPSVTSWVQRRPTLSCDFSTQSCSTICPAVPVVSQENILIKDLLVVLIGIPGCYIEAEELNDPYAPRTFKINDNVPLPLQELVKQILPIASHYSLIQRFAEEKLRFEFGQVNNALAEEMSAILKEHLIYVTQLQDEFEADNLNLQKLWFYVQKRLQPFGITANIATKISKSDAKGGKVLSLLHDHIIGSIGDERTQQRCVSLMEAACVPYMKMLGMWIYRGIISDPISEFLVKDNEVIQKEDMPVDYSADYWDKKYSIEREKIPKFLEPVSDIILKAGKYLNVIRQCGKPVKNKIRPILYKIEEKHYIEAIENAYKFASQTLLELVVKEKDLLGRLRSVKHYFLLDQGDFIVTFLTLCEKELSKDVGDVIQGRIESLMDLALRLSSAVSDPYKDDLRTELLPYDLQFQMMKILTIQTNMEQDFRTAYERQKLLVIDSFSFSYEVHWPLSLILNRKSLACYQMIFRHLFYCKYVERMICQVWKCNKVAKKFHFDDAQHYRAAFALRQRMLHCVQNLEYHMMVEVIEPHWCLFLQKISKVNNVDEILFCHRDFLDSCLKDCMLTIPPILRTVTKLLAICVDFCQFMQRTQKYFVEAELGSLPSSMYESFHQNEKAFQDSASHASTAPSFKERISLFDVQFSVALVNLLDQINNLNKDSSEHDRLFNLLYSLRKI